GAGGTACCGACACCCACCGCACCGACCGGGTGGACCCGGATCAGGTTGCGCGCCGCAGCCCTGAATCCGCACGACCTCTGGACCTTGCGGGGCGTCGGCCACCCCGCCGACCGCATCCCGATCATCCTCGGATGCGAGGGGGCGGGTGTCACCGATGACGGGCGGGAGGTCGTGGTGTATCCGGTACTGGGGGACGCCAACCGTGGTGGCGGGGATTCGACGCTGGACCCGGAAAGAGCATTGATGTCCGAGACCGTCAACGGGACGTTGGCGGACTATGTCGTCGTCCCCGATGAGATGGTTGTGGAGAAACCTGTGTCGATCAGTTTCACCGAGGCTGCCTGTCTCGGGGTGGCCTGGGGGACCGCCTACCGGATGCTGTTCACCCGCGGTGAGGTGAAGCCGGGGTCACGGGTTCTGGTCCAGGGGGGCAACGGGGGAGTAGCGAGTGCTGCGATCGTGCTGGCAAAGCAGGCGGGGGCCGTCGTGTACGCCACCGCCCGGACTGCGGAGAAGCGTGAGTTCGCCGCCTCCTGCGGTGCGGACGTGGTCCTGGCTTCCGGGGAACGGGTCCCTGAGCGGGTGGACGTCGTCATCGAGACCATCGGAGAAGCGACGTGGAGACACTCGTTGCGTGCGTTGCGTCCCGGTGGACGCATTGTCATAGCCGGTGCCACCAGCGGTGGTATGCCGCCGGCGGAGTTGGAGCGGGTCTTCTATCAGCAGCTCAGCGTGATCGGGTCGACCGGTTGCACCCGGGGCGAGTTCGAGGCGATGCTGCGTGCGATTGATGTGGGTGGGGCCAGACCGCATACGGCGAGCATCGGTTTCGAGGAGATCCCCGACGGCTACCGGCGGATGCTGGCGGGTACGTCGGGAAAGATCGTCGTGGAATTCCCGGGCTGAGGACGTCGGGGAAACAGGTCAGAACGCGTCTTCGAGGCCGGACATGGACTGCTGAGGCATGGTGGAACAGACGAAGACGACGGACTCAGGGGCTACGGGGGCGAAGATGTGCGCGCCTTCTCCGGGGAACCGGACGAAGTCGCCGACTCCGGCCACCACGGTCCGGCCCTCCGGACCCAGCTCGACCCGTCCTTCGAGAACGTAGCAGTGACGGAGCATGCCCCGGGGCCCGGTGAACGGGCGCCGACCGTGCCGTTCCGCCACCAACCGGATGAGTGAGTTCACGACGTAACCGGAGCCGTAGATCGAGTCGAGCCGCCGGACATCCAGCTGCTTCTGTACGAGCCACCGGGCATCGTTACCCGACTTGTGCATGACGTCCGCCCCGACATCGGAGACGAGGGCACGCACCGTGATCCCGAGCGCTACCGCGATCCGTTCGAGCGTGTCAATGGTCGGGTTTCCCCGCCTGCTCTCGATGTCGATAACGGTCTGTTTTGATACACCTGCTTGGGTTGCCAGCTGTTGCATGGAAAGACCCTGATGCTGCCGGTGAAGTCTGGCATTACGGGCGATGATGTGACGTGCAGCACTCATATTTCGGGATTCTTTTGGTTGGTTAAGTGGTCAGCTAAAGCCTACCGGCAATGTCGACAGAGTGGACCGTCTCGGATGAACTTGATCCCGACCACACAGCCAAACTTTTTCTGACGACAAAGGACCGTGACGATGACCACCGGCATCACGACCACCACCCCTACATCCACTCCACACGCGGCCGCGACCACCTCCATCGCCGCCGGAGGCCGGCGCGATGCACGGTCAGTGGACACCAGAGACATGTCCTCGATCGACAAGGCCGTGGCCGTCCTCCGGGCGTTCGGGGACGATGCGACCCCGGGCATCGGGGTGAGTGAAATCTCCCGGCGTACCGGCCTCAGTAAATCCACGGCGTTCCGGATTCTCGCGATCCTCGAACGCAACGCCATGGTTGAGCGGGTCGGTACCGCCTACCGCTTCGGCACCACGCTCCGGGAACTCGGGGCTCAGGGCTCCGGAGGGGACCACGACCGGCTGCGAAATCTCCTCACCCCGTTCCTGACGGAACTGTTCACCGCAACCGGCATGACCGTTCAGCTGGCAGCGTTGGAGGGGACCCACATCGTGTACCTCAACAAGCTCGAGGGACGTGACCGCCTGCGGACCCCCAGCCGCATCGGCGGCCGGATGCCCAGTTACTGCACCGGCGCCGGCAAGGCACTCGTCGCCACCAATTCCAGTGAGCTCGAACTCACCGTCGCCGCGCCCCGGCGCCGGTGGACGGAGACGACGATCACTGACGAGGGACAGCTACGGGACGAGTTCGCGCAGATCCGACGTACGGGCATCGCCTATGACCGGGGTGAGAGCCTGTCAGAGCTGAGCTGTGTCGCGGTTCCGGTCACCGACGGCCGTGGGCGCCCGGTCGCGGCCTTCTCAATCTCGGGAAATACCGGGAACTTCCAGCCGCACCGTGTGGAGCACATTCTCCGGACTGTGGGAATGGCGGCGTCGAAGGCGATGGCGATGGCGACCGCCGGCTGAGAGACGTTCTCCGTGGTGCCGTGGTCCATCGGGCGATGCCCATGGTGTCACCGGCGGGGGCACTGCCGATCGCGAGGTGGTGACCCCGCAGTGCTCCCAGCGCCCGCACCGCCGCATTCATCCCGCACATGAAGTGCACGCCGCCGCCCGGTGCCGTCGAGGACGAGCACAGGTACACCCCCGGGATCCCGGTCGAGTACGGGTCCGGGCTGAACCGCGGCCGGGCGAGCAGCTGTACCAGGTCATTGGCTCCGCCGGAGATCTCCCCGCCGGCATTGTTGCGGTTGTGCGCCTCGACCACCGTCGGCGGCGACGCCACATGGTCCACGATGTGTTCCCGGAATCCGGGGGCGGCGTCCTCGATCTGTGTGGTGACCAGCTCGAAGGTCTGCTGCGGCGTCCCGTCCCACCCGGCGGGGACATGGGCGTAGGCCCACAGCGGGTTGAGCCGCCTGCCGTCGACCACCGTCGACCGGGAGGGGTCGGCGAGATACTGCTGGCAGACCAGGGTGAACGGGCGGGACGGCAGGCGTCCGTCCCAGCAGTCCTGTTCAGCGGCGGTGATCTGCTCCGCGGTGCCGCCGAGATGGACCGTGCCGGCACGCCGGGCGTCCGGGGCGGTCCACGGCACGTCGCCGTCGAGGACGTAGTCCACTTTCGCCATCGCCGGCCCGCGCCGGAACCGGCGCCAGGCACGCCCCACCCGCTCCGGCAGGCGTGGGCCGAGAATGGACGCCGCGGTCTCGACGGAGGTGTCGAGGAGGACCACGTCGGCGTCCGCCACCTCACCGAGGTCGGTGACCGGGGTGTCGGTGAAGACCGATCCACGGAGGGATTCGAGGAGGCCCACGAGGGCGTCCGCGATGGCCTGCGAGCCGCCGACCGCGACCGGCCAACCGTACCGGTGACCCGCCGCGGTGAGCAGCGCACCGGCGGCCGAGGACCCGGGGCGGGTCAGCGGGGTGAAGGCGTGGGCCGCGATGCCCGCGGTCAGGGCGCGGGCCTCCGCGGTACGGAACCGACGCCGGGACCATGTGGCCGGGAGCGCGGCGTTCACGCCGAATCCGGCGAACAGCAGCGGGCGGCGGGGGAGGTGGAGGACCGGCTGCAGGAACTCGGCGGCGATGTCGTCCGCGTGGCTGGCCGACGAGCCGACACGCGCGCGCCAGGCCCGGGCATCCCGGGCATCGCCGAAACCGGCGGCTGTCCGGGAGACGTCGGTGTGCAGGGACGCCGTACGGCTGGCATCCAGGACATGCACCATGTCCACCTCAGCGGTGGCGAAGGCCAGACCGTGGTCGGCGAGCCGGTCGCCGTAGCGGTGGAAGAACGGGGAGGCCTGGGCGAGCGGGTGGGCGGCCGAGCACAGGTCGTGGACCACGCCGGGCACCATGAGTCCGGCACTGCGGGTGCCACCGCCGACCGTGTCCGCCGCCTCGACGACGGTGACGCGCAGGCCCGCCTCGGCGAGGACGACCGCAGCGGCGAGACCGTTGGGTCCGGAACCGACGACGGTGGCGGTGCGGGGTGGGCGGGGTGTCATCCGTTCCGGCGGAGACCGTCGTCGAGGATCGTGGCCCAGGTGTCGGTGACGGTGCGCCGGTGCTCGGCATTGTCGACGAGGACGGCACCGAGGCCGAGTCCGCGGGCAAGGTCGATGGTGGCACGCAGCAGCCGACGGGTGTGCTGGTCAGACAGGTCGGCATCCAGGGTGAGGGCCATGATCTGGTAGACCTCCCGGGCGTAGCGGGAGTCCGCCGCGATGATGAGGTCGCGGAGTTCGCCTTCGGGGCCGGCGGCCGCGGACCACACATGGAGTGCGGCACGGAAGGAATCGGTGCTGAAGGATTCGACGACAAGGGAGAGCACGTCGCGGACGGGCGTCCCGTCGATGTCGGTCCCGAGGTCGGCGACGGCGCTGCGCAACTGCCGGGTGGCGTCCGCATAGAACTTGGCGACAGTGGCCTCGATGAGGGTGTCGCGGGTGGGGAAGTGGTGTTGGGCGGCGCCCCGGGACACCCCTGCCTCGGCAGCGACCGCGCTCACGGAGGTTCCCTGGAGCCCTTCCCGGGTGAGGACGGTCAGTGCCGCGGCGAGCAGGGCCTGGTGGGTCTCCCGGCTGCGTTGCT
This is a stretch of genomic DNA from Corynebacterium nuruki S6-4. It encodes these proteins:
- a CDS encoding zinc-binding dehydrogenase, which gives rise to MRAAVATAQNYEDPFAGLELTEVPTPTAPTGWTRIRLRAAALNPHDLWTLRGVGHPADRIPIILGCEGAGVTDDGREVVVYPVLGDANRGGGDSTLDPERALMSETVNGTLADYVVVPDEMVVEKPVSISFTEAACLGVAWGTAYRMLFTRGEVKPGSRVLVQGGNGGVASAAIVLAKQAGAVVYATARTAEKREFAASCGADVVLASGERVPERVDVVIETIGEATWRHSLRALRPGGRIVIAGATSGGMPPAELERVFYQQLSVIGSTGCTRGEFEAMLRAIDVGGARPHTASIGFEEIPDGYRRMLAGTSGKIVVEFPG
- a CDS encoding helix-turn-helix domain-containing protein: MQQLATQAGVSKQTVIDIESRRGNPTIDTLERIAVALGITVRALVSDVGADVMHKSGNDARWLVQKQLDVRRLDSIYGSGYVVNSLIRLVAERHGRRPFTGPRGMLRHCYVLEGRVELGPEGRTVVAGVGDFVRFPGEGAHIFAPVAPESVVFVCSTMPQQSMSGLEDAF
- a CDS encoding FAD-dependent oxidoreductase, which translates into the protein MTPRPPRTATVVGSGPNGLAAAVVLAEAGLRVTVVEAADTVGGGTRSAGLMVPGVVHDLCSAAHPLAQASPFFHRYGDRLADHGLAFATAEVDMVHVLDASRTASLHTDVSRTAAGFGDARDARAWRARVGSSASHADDIAAEFLQPVLHLPRRPLLFAGFGVNAALPATWSRRRFRTAEARALTAGIAAHAFTPLTRPGSSAAGALLTAAGHRYGWPVAVGGSQAIADALVGLLESLRGSVFTDTPVTDLGEVADADVVLLDTSVETAASILGPRLPERVGRAWRRFRRGPAMAKVDYVLDGDVPWTAPDARRAGTVHLGGTAEQITAAEQDCWDGRLPSRPFTLVCQQYLADPSRSTVVDGRRLNPLWAYAHVPAGWDGTPQQTFELVTTQIEDAAPGFREHIVDHVASPPTVVEAHNRNNAGGEISGGANDLVQLLARPRFSPDPYSTGIPGVYLCSSSTAPGGGVHFMCGMNAAVRALGALRGHHLAIGSAPAGDTMGIARWTTAPRRTSLSRRSPSPSPSTPPFPQSGECAPHGAAGSSRYFPRLRRPRPGAHGRR
- a CDS encoding TetR/AcrR family transcriptional regulator, giving the protein MPSTSTEPRQQRSRETHQALLAAALTVLTREGLQGTSVSAVAAEAGVSRGAAQHHFPTRDTLIEATVAKFYADATRQLRSAVADLGTDIDGTPVRDVLSLVVESFSTDSFRAALHVWSAAAGPEGELRDLIIAADSRYAREVYQIMALTLDADLSDQHTRRLLRATIDLARGLGLGAVLVDNAEHRRTVTDTWATILDDGLRRNG